DNA from Fusarium falciforme chromosome 7, complete sequence:
TTCTACACTAGTAGTGGCAGCAATGGCGTTGGAAGTCTTGCAGTTGGCAGTGTTCAAGCCGAGGATTGGGTTGCATATCAGTTCACAGCTACTTCTTCCAGCGGAGAGACCCGAGATATTGTGAGTCACAACTCTTGCCGGCATTGACAGGAGCTAACAGTCATATGAACAACACAGGCTTATCTCAGCGACACCTTGAAGCAGTTCAACCTGAATGGCACTTTCGCGGCTTTCACTCGTCCCGATGTTCGAGACAAAACTGCATGTACCTGGGATCAGCCCACTGGGCCTAAGAACTCTGTAACGGTCATTCCGTAAGTGAACCCTTGTCTAAAGATGGGTCTCATGGGCACTAATGAATGAAAATTATAGCAAGGGCACATGCGCGTGGCAAATCCAGGACTCGAATGTCATAGGCAAGACCAACAGTATCCTGTATATCCAGACAGAGTCAGGGGACTGGGAACGTCCAGATCGCGCTGTTTACAGAGAGGATCAACCTCAGAACTGTGAGTATGGAGAGCTGGCCTTAGTAGTGATGCGACTGACAGGCTCTTCAACACAGCTGCTGTCATCCTGTACGAAGACGGTGACTGGATCATGACCCAGGCTGAGGCTGGTTACGACGTCACGTTTGAATTCATTCACAATAACCAGGCCATTTCTATCCCTCGGTCTGGCTTTGCAGGGGGGAGAATCAATGATTTCAGCTCTTGGGGGCCCACTCTTGATGCCAGGATGAAGCCTGAAATCTCGGCCCCTGGTGGCTCCATTCTGTCTACCTGGCCTGTATCTTCGGGGTCATGGGCAACCTACTCGGGCACTAGCATGGCAAGTCCCTACATTGCGGGAGTCGGAGCTCCTTTCTTCGGTTCCCGGGGTGGACGTTCTGCTCTGGGCCCCAAAGCTGCCCAGATGGCTGTCGATCGTATCATCGCCAGCGGAAGACCGGTCCAACACAACGATGGAACCAGCAATCCTGCGTCTGTTGTTAGACAGGGGGCAGGAATTGTTGACGCTGCCTCTGTCATTCTGTCGGGCACCTCTGTCAGTCCGGCAAACTTGAACCTCAACGACACGGTTCACTTCAAACAGTCTCACCAAGTAGTTCTCACCAACTCCAACGACGAGACGGTCACATACCAAGTGACTCACGAGGCGGGCATCACTATACATACCAAAGGAAATGGGGATGCCTGGGTCTCCAATGAGCCTTCGTACTCCAGTGACGAGGGTGAAGTGGCCACAGTGTCGCTCTCTGATGATACCTTCACCCTCGGTGCCGGCGAATCTGCTACTCTCCACCTTGAGTTTGTCGAGCCTGCGACCGTCAGCGCCAGTTATCTCCCTGTCTACGGTGGCCACATCCTTTTCGGGGGCTCGAACGGCGAGGTTGTTTCTGTCACCTACATGGGTAAGTCGGCATCTGAGCCACCACGTTAGCATCTGGGGGTTACTGATCTTGATGCACAACAGGTATCAAAGGAAGTATATACGCAAGTGACACTTGGGAGATGCATCGAGGGGTTCCAATGTGGCTCAGTGGCTATGGTGGTTTGATGGAAGAGGGCCACGAGTACTCGTTGGAGACCGGCTCTGATGTGTTCCAGCCCTATTTCAACATCCTGTGGTCCACTCACGAGATTGGCTTTGACGTAAGATTTGAGTTTCTGACTCGTTGAGAACCTGCAGCTGACTTACCCTGACAGTTTGTGACCAGGGATTGGGAGCCCAGTGACTGGGTGTATCCTCCTGTTGCTGGCAAGAATAACTGGATCGGCTCGGTTCGGACTCGGCCTAGTGGTCTCAATGATGAGATTATCAACTTCCCCTTGGTAAACTATCCTCGGGTCTCTGGAGCTTTCTATGTGGCATCCCAGGGATACTTTGCCAACGGCTCGTCAATTCCTGACGGCGAATATCGGCTCCTTGGCCGAGCAGTCCGTACCTTTGGAGACTTGAACCACCTCGACGACTGGCAGTACGCTCTTTCACCGTGGTTCTCCGTGAAACGAGACATCAAGCCCACAGACACGACAACCTCCGAAGTCGCAAGTTCTACCACCCTTGCGAGTAGCGTCACCTCGGATGCTACGACTACTTCCGAGGCTCCCGTATGCACGGCCGGTGCTTCTCGTGCAGTGTCTCTGACAGCATATGTTGGAGATGCTGAGGACGGCTACAAGCTTTATCTCTATTCAGACTTCCTGGCCGCAGATCTACGTAGTGAGCAGTCACCTCTGAGATGGGAACTTACAGAGGACGGCCATCTCCAGTCCAAGTCTCTGACCACCGGCGCCGATATCTTTGCCGCAGTccacaccaacaccaacagctTGGTGTACATGTATCCCGCATCACGCATCACGGGAACATGGTCACATCTTGCGTGCCACGTCACCACTGAGGGCAAAATGAGCTGTGTGTCTGGCGAGAAGGACAAGTTCTACATCTGCGATCTCGACGCAGGTCTCATGCGCCACGGCCCGACTATTGTGGACGGCTGCACAGCTGTGACATTCAAGGTCGAGGACCTTCCGGATCCTTGCGCCACTAGTTCTGTCGCCTCAGTCACTTCTGATACGCCTATAACCACCACTGGTAGTGTTTCAGGCTCGACCACAGAATCCTCTGCTGAATCTACATTGACGGCTTCATTCGTCAGCTCTATCACGACACTGGATGCATCAACTACCAGCACAGCTACCGCCACCGGCGAGGTCACCACGTCGACAGAGGATATGATAACATCTCAGACTACTTCCGTTTCTTGGGAGAGTCAAGGACCGACGGATTCTAACTTCACCGACTCCGTATCGACGACTAGCGTTTTTTCTGAATGGAGCTCGACGTCTTCAGACTTGACTATCATTACGGAATCTAGCACTACCTCCTCTGAACCAAGTACTGCCTGGGGTACTAGTACCCACACACTCGAGTCAAGTGGTACTTCCGAATCGAGTGCTGGTACCTCTGAGCCAAGCACTGCTATCTCCGAATCAAGTCCTACTACCTCTGACTCAAGTACTGCCTGGGATTCCAGTGGTTCTACTTCAGGGCTCAGCACCGCGTCTACCTTGTCATCAGAACCAATCATTGTCTCTGAATCGACAACTACCTTGGGACCAAGCACAGCATCGGAATCAAGTGCTGAGATTACATCCACCAGCGTCAGCAAGCCATCCGAGAGCTCTTACATTAATACAACCTCTCAGAGCGCCACTGTATCCGTTACGGGGGACCCAGATTCTCCGTCCCATATATCAGCCATTCCGACCTCGACAACAGCAGAGACGATCTCATCTCTCGAGACAAGCACAAGGAAGGCTTCCACTGAATCAGAcagctccatctcttccaaaTCTTCAAACattcctccttcatctcctcatgCCACACTGTCTGAAACTAGCTCAGGCGTTCAGACTCATACAGAGCTCCTTTCGAGCCTGTCCTCCGCCCCAGTCGACACTTTCAGTACTCGGACCCAACACTTGACAACATCGACCATCTTtaccaccaacaccatcactATTACAGCATGTCCCTCAAGTGTGAAGATGTGTCCTGCGTCTGACTACACGGTGGTGATCACTACCGAGATTATTGCCATCAGTACGACAGTTTGTCCGCTATCGTGGACCGACGAGATCTCTTGGATTGCTTCAGAAACGAAACGCCTCAGCAGCACTGGTGGATTGAGCGCCCCAACCACCGCCAGGACCCCGCTTGTCACTGCCACCAGATGTCCTGGTGGCATGTCCCACTGCCACAAGTCATTCAAAACAATTGAGACTCTTTATATGGCTACTGTGGAAAGTGAAGAAGGTCCCAGCACACGACTGGCGAAGGTCTCGTCGCACGAATGGGACAGCGATTCCACCAGGTCAGCTATGCCTATCCAACCAGCTGAATCCAAGGTCTACGCCTCAATACCTACAGGAGAACCTCCTCGCTCTTCTACGGGGACCTTGCAAAGTTCTGCGCCTGGACATGATGGAAGCAGCCAGCGTCCCAATGGTGGACAACAGCCCACCAATGATGGTAGCGCAAGGCCTTCCACTCTTGATACGAAGAGTGCAACGATTCATCCAAGCAGTGAGTCAACATTGAGGGTTTCTAGCACTCTTACTAGTGCTGCCACCGGTCCTGATTCTACTCAACTGGAAACAACTGAAGGTCCTGCAGTTGTTAGTAACAGTGCATACCGGCAGAGTTTtaatgttttttttattgGAGCTACTTTGATCCTTTCTGTCTTTAATCTTCTTCTGTCATAGCTCGACTCTATCGGTAAAAAGACAGCAACTGTGTTAGCAATgggatataatactaagttgGGAGAAAAATATACTATGCTATTTTAAGCTACTagataatttctttatatacaGAAAAGGGCCAGAGGCAGCTTTGATGGCAATTGCATTCACGTGACCACCTTTGAAGCTGGTACAGGGTCCAATCTGACAGACTTAATCTCCCTTACAAGATATATCTCCAGTCCGCACTCCCTACGAGCACAATAGCTGCAGAATCTCCCTCCTGAATCTTAAGGTTCTGTCTCTTGAGATATCACCTGTAGAAAAGCACGCCGCCGATGGCTAGGATCGCAGAGCCACCCTCCACGCCCACGGCCATCGGATATCTGTTGGCTTGACTGGCAGGGAAGAGATAGCCGCCGACAACGTTGCCAAGGTTTCCAATCATGTTGATTGAAGCGATTGATGCCGCGAGTTTCGGGGGTGGGAAGGGGATGCAGCTTCCAATCCACGCCAAGTTGATGTTGGAGGCACTCGTGATGCCAGAGATCATCATGATACTCGCAACAATGCGAGCTGGTACAGAGAGAGTTGCACCGATAATTGCCAATCCAGCTATGCACACTGAGAGGTTTACGACGATGTGCCATGTGCGCTCCTTCACCCTGTCTGCGTGCCAGCAAGTGACCAACACAATGCAGAAGCCACTCAGGTAGGGTACAGATAGAAGAGCATATGTTACCTTTCGCTCAAATCCAAGGGTTGCCATGATGGTGGGGAAGAAACTACGTGTGTAAGGTCAAGCGGCTCGAATGTGGGCGGAGAAGGAGACATACTTGGTAAATGAGGCGCATAGTGTGATGAGGAGATGGTTGAGCATCATCAACCACACTTTGGGATCCTTGATCATAAGCTTGAACCCCTGTGCCATTGTGGTATCGTTGGATGCATTCACGCCTGTGTCAGACATCATTCGATATTGGGCAACAATGCGTTCTTTCTCAGTGAGCCACCTAGGTCGTGGGGTTAGCACTTGTAGACAGCAACCCAGGGTCAAGCCTTGTGCACTTGCCGTGTGTTGTGCGGATAGTTGGGAAGCACAAATACAAATATGAAGGCGAACACGATTGTTAGTGAGCCCTCGATGATGAACAACCTAAAAACATGTCAGGTCTCTCATACACTCTGTCGTCCACTGCGAGAGAGTATACTGACCATCGCCAAGACGATATTCCAGCCACATCAGCCATTTCCTCAGTAATTCCAATGGCCATCAGCCCACCAAATGAACCTGACAACATGCTACCGCCGAAAAGCAGGGCCACTCTCAGACTGAGTTCATTGGGCTTGTACCAGGACGAGCACAGAAAGACGGCGCCAGGGAAGAATGGTGCCTCACAAAAGCCAAGAACAAAGCGAACGGCGAGTAGCCCTTCGTAGTTCTGAACGGCTGCTGTGGCTCCTGATACAACTCCCCAGACCGCCATGGCAAATGGCAGATACAAAGATGGGCGAAGCTTGGACAAGAAGAGGTTGCTTGGCACTTGCACGAGCCTACAGGAGATCAGTTGAGACGAGGGGGAGTTGGATTCATCTCTTGGAGTGAACTTACAGGTACCCGACAAACAAGATGGAAATGGATGTTCCAAACTGAACAGAGGAGAAGCCGAGCTCTTGAGAAATGCCAGCCAGTTTCGCGATTGGCAGAGCATTCCTGTCAATATAGTTCAGAATGTACATGATCATGAGCGAGGGGAAGAGCCTAAGATCAAGTTTGAGCTTAAGCCTTTTTTCCACCGCCTGCGCCTCGTCTGGGGCCATCATCAGGTATTCATCTCTGATACGAGCGGCTTCGTCATTGAGGACGAAAGCCCCATCGACGATAGCGgcctcaccctccttctcggAGGCCCTGTCGCTTTTGATGTCTGGCTTGTCGAGCATGGTCGTACAGGTCCCGAATCCGGATGAAGAAAGGAGAGTCCGTAGTTGAATTTGAAAACAGTAGTTTATGAATGAATGCTGACCAGAGACTCAACGGCATAGCACCATATTTATAACTCGAGCGATAGCCATGTTGTTGGCCAATTCGCTCAGCCTTAGATAGCCTTATCAAGAGATATTGGGCCGAGTCAGTACTTAGAGGCTTGCGGGCTGAGTTCGATCCATAGAGCTCCGGCAATAAGGCGAAGGATTTGAGCCTGTCGCGGAATAAGGTAACCGAAGTTTGAGTGCGAGGACGGATGAAGCAAGGATCAGCACGCCACTGCAATGCTGACAACTCCAGCGTGAGCCGagtcgttggtgttgatccGAATGAAGTCTCCAAAAGAGTCCATCGGGCACAATAAAGAAGGATACTGAGCCGAGTCATTTACTCCAAGAACGTGGCATTCCTATAGTGACTATTTAACAGCTGTGCGCTACATGAAGGTGATTCAACAAAATTCATTTTGGTGTGTCTTGACTTGTGATCCGAAAGAACGGGTGCCAAACTGGTTGTGAACCGCCAAAATGACCCTTCGCCCAGAAGTCGTTCAAGCCCTGGGTACTCGCGACGACAGTGTCGATGCCATACTTCCGGAGTGTGCTCTACCGGATCCTTTGCCATCAAACGTCCAAGGTCTTCCCGCCCAGATACTCTCTGCCGATGAAATTGCAATCACGGAGTGTGATCCGGTAGTGTTGGTTGGGAAACTTTGGTCCAAAGAGTGGTCATGTGAGACAGTTGTCCAGGCGTTTCTTAGGCGAGCAGCATTGGCACAGAAGACGGTAAGTCAGTCTCGTCTACCCAGAAGCAGCAAACAACATTCAATGGTATTGCACTAGTTGTTATGAATTTGTTAACTCTTTCAATATCAGACCAACTGCATCACGGAGCTTCTCTGGAAAGAGGCCATTGCCCGAGCTCGGCATCTGGATTCGTTGCCGCAACCAACTGGCCCCCTTCATGGCCTGCCAGTTTCAATCAAAGAACAATTCGGTGTTCCTGGTaagatcaacaacaacggctTTGTGGCCTGTTGTGGTCGTATCCAAGGTCCTCCTTGCAGCCTACATGACGTTGTTGAAGGATGTGGTGCCGTCATCTTTGCGAGAACAACCCAGCCGCAGTCAGTGATGCATCTCGAAACAAACAGTAACATCTACGGCCGGACAGTCAATCCCTGGAACCGCAATCTCAGCGCAGGTGGAAGCTCTGGAGGTGAAGGTGCTTTGGTTGGCTTTCGCGGGAGCCCTCTGGTGAGTCACAAACCCCATTCCACCATCCAAGCTGTTGGTCACGCTCACTTAATAACACTGAGCCATCGTGCCAGGGTCTTGGTGGCGACATCGGCGGCTCGATCAGATCTCCCGCCGCCAACAATGGCGTCTACGGTTTCAAGCCGACACCTTTCCGGGTTGGAAACACTGGTGGCATGGGTCTCATagctggccaagaagggtAAGACTCGTCACGCATGACGGGGTATTCAAGAGCTATGCTGACAGTCCTGTAGTATCATAGGTTGCATTGGGCCGTTATCGCCAACTCTCTCTGGCATTGAGCTGTTTATGAAGGCCTACCTCGACACCATGCCATGGGTCAGAGAGAATTATCTAGTCCCGATACCTTGGCGAGATGTTGAACTCCCAAAGACACTCAAAATTGGTATCATGTGGTCTGATGGAATTGTCAAACCCCACCCACCCATTCACCGAGCCCTTTCACAGGTTGTCAACGCACTCAGGTCGGCCGACTTCGAAGTTGTCGATTGGCAGTCCAAGGACCACGACGAGTGCTGGAAGCTAACGAGCGCCCTGTATTTTGAAGACGGTGGTGATCGCCTTCGACATATGCTGAAGGCGGGCGATGAACAAGTGTTGCCCTTGACCGAATGGCTACTGGGTCAAGAGGAGGTGAAAGCTAGAAGCGTGGAAGAAGTTTGGGATGTGAGTATTGCCTAAAACGCCTGTATGCCAACGGCACCTACTGATGATGATACCTGTCAGCTAAAAGCCAAACGCAACGCCTACAGGTCAATGTACAATCAGCATTGGCTTGACACCGGAAAGGATGATGGTCATCCTGTAGATGCCATTCTTTGTCCTGTTGGCCCTGGATGTGCACCCCCGCATGATCAGGCCAGATTCTGGAACTACACCTCGCAGTGGAATCTTCTTGAGTATCCAGCCATTTCTTTTCCAGTAACCCAAGTCGA
Protein-coding regions in this window:
- a CDS encoding Amidase, producing MTLRPEVVQALGTRDDSVDAILPECALPDPLPSNVQGLPAQILSADEIAITECDPVVLVGKLWSKEWSCETVVQAFLRRAALAQKTTNCITELLWKEAIARARHLDSLPQPTGPLHGLPVSIKEQFGVPGKINNNGFVACCGRIQGPPCSLHDVVEGCGAVIFARTTQPQSVMHLETNSNIYGRTVNPWNRNLSAGGSSGGEGALVGFRGSPLGLGGDIGGSIRSPAANNGVYGFKPTPFRVGNTGGMGLIAGQEGIIGCIGPLSPTLSGIELFMKAYLDTMPWVRENYLVPIPWRDVELPKTLKIGIMWSDGIVKPHPPIHRALSQVVNALRSADFEVVDWQSKDHDECWKLTSALYFEDGGDRLRHMLKAGDEQVLPLTEWLLGQEEVKARSVEEVWDLKAKRNAYRSMYNQHWLDTGKDDGHPVDAILCPVGPGCAPPHDQARFWNYTSQWNLLEYPAISFPVTQVDTRLDVPNDDYVPTNELDRFNHDLYTTPERYVDAPISLQLVTRRYEDEKCIAVLREIEAALKRGTC